TGAAGAAGCATAGAAGCGAGGAGTAAAGATAATATCTCATATGAGATAAAGTATATAAGTAATGAGTATGATCTAAATTCTATTTAATGGTTATTTAAGCTGAAGGTGCTTTAGGAAGGTTTACTTGTATACAAGCTATTGTATGGGGAATTAAAGGTATCACGGACAAAGAATATTATATGTGTGTTTTGGATGTTATACGAGGAACAATTTGACTTAGTTGTAGCAAAAATGAAGATTGAAGTTCAATAAGGTTTAAAAGAATTAGAAGAATAACAGAATACCCAGTTGTAATTATAGATAGATTTAATGATGTAAAGCAAGTAAGAGTTTTAGATAGGATAAATTAAATAAAGAGGAGGGTTTTATAAACAATATATTATTATTAGATATAACATTTGATAGTGTAGTAAATGTAACTAGATTAAGAGACGCTATATGGATATAAGAAGGTATATATAATTGTATAATATGCGATAATACACACACAATTTATATGGTGGATATGAAGTAGATACTATTGAGTATATAGATAAAATAAAACATTTGAAATTATAAAGGGGCATTATTTTATTTGAAGGAGAGTCATTTTTATAATTAGAGGAATTAGAGACTATTACGAAGTACACAAGGAAATATAAATTTGATGTATGGTAATATAAATGGGTTACATTTGAATAACTTTTAAATAAAGAAAATCTATTTTACTTGAAAGTTTAAATTTATTAAAATGAATAGTTGTTGTACTTGGTGGTAAGTTCATAGATGGTAAAAGTATATCAGATCAAGATTCAGATACTATTAAAACCAAGGAATAAATAGATGTACAAAATAGTTTGAAGTAGCATAAGATTTTTGAATGATGAATATATGTAAAGAATCTCATGTAAAGTAAGATAGCTAAAAAGTAATTGTTTTAGATTAAACGTTTAAGTATGATTGATAAGTATATGTATATACAATTTTTAAGTTTGAGTAAGATTATTATAATATGAATAATGTATTTTTAGATCATATAGGGTTATATAATATGTTGTTTAATGAAATAAAACAAATAATAAAATAGCTGAATATAAAAGATAGTAACAGGTTATCATCGTATAGTGATTAAAAGGGTAAAATGAAGCTTTATGTTAATAGTTATATTTATATAATAAAAATATAATTTAATCTCTTGCGATAGTTATTTTACTAAACATGTTGAAATTACTATATAAAGTTTTTGAACTATAAAAGTATAGTTTACTAGTCTCTAGTGTTTTCAATAATCATATTTAACTAGCACAACGAGTTAATTTAATGTATTCGATTATACTTTATGAATTAGAGTTATTTTGTAGTGATGAATTATCATATTAAGCGGAACACCTAAAATAGGACAAAAAATAGCTCCTAAGTTTATGTTACATTAATAATAGCGGCAAAACTACTCCAGATGAAAGGTGTTGCATAGTTAATCTATTAGACTTAGGATGGAGTATAAGAAAAATAGTAAAATATATTAATAGAAATGATTATACAATTTCAAGAGAAGTTAGAAGAAATTTTATCAATGGAAAATATTTAACTCATATAGTAAATGAAATTTATAAAAACAATAAAATGAATTGTGTATCGGAGGGAAAATTATATAACTATGAAGTTAAAAATATAGATAATTTATTTTGTTGATAACTATGTTATAAATGTGAATAATAAAATAGTATTTCTGAAATATCAATGGAAAGAATATGTGGATTATGTTGATAAATTAAAATGTTAAAATACAGATTAAAATATTTCTAAAAAAAATATTAAAAAAGTGTTGACGATATAAAAATGAGATGGTATAGTTATACTTGTCCTTAAGAAAAGGGCGAACACAAAAGAGAAGAAACAAACAACTTAAAAAAATAAGTTGACAAATAAAGACAAATTTGGTAAACTTAAGAAGTTGTAAAAATGAACTTTGAAAATTAAACAGTAGGTTAATTTATAGAATTGAAACTAAACAAACCAAGCCAGATATTCAGAAAATGATTAGTCTGAGCAGGTAACAACTTTTATTTGAGAGTTTGATCCTGGCTCAGGATGAACGCTGGCGGCGTGCCTAACACATGCAAGTCGAGCGATTTACTTCGGTAAAGAGCGGCGGACGGGTGAGTAACGCGTGGGTAACCTGCCCTGTACACACGGATAACATACCGAAAGGTATGCTAATACGAGATAAAATACTTTTATCGCATGGTAGAAGTATCAAAGCTTTTGCGGTACAGGATGGACCCGCGTCTGATTAGCTAGTTGGTAAGGTAACGGCTTACCAAGGCGACGATCAGTAGCCGACCTGAGAGGGTGATCGGCCACATTGGAACTGAGACACGGTCCAAACTCCTACGGGAGGCAGCAGTGGGGAATATTGCACAATGGGCGAAAGCCTGATGCAGCAACGCCGCGTGAGCGATGAAGGCCTTCGGGTCGTAAAGCTCTGTCCTCAAGGAAGATAATGACGGTACTTGAGGAGGAAGCCCCGGCTAACTACGTGCCAGCAGCCGCGGTAATACGTAGGGGGCTAGCGTTATCCGGAATTACTGGGCGTAAAGGGTGCGTAGGTGGTTTCTTAAGTCAGAGGTGAAAGGCTACGGCTCAACCGTAGTAAGCCTTTGAAACTGGGGAACTTGAGTGCAGGAGAGGAGAGTGGAATTCCTAGTGTAGCGGTGAAATGCGTAGATATTAGGAGGAACATCAGTTGCGAAGGCGGCTCTCTGGACTGTAACTGACAC
The Romboutsia ilealis genome window above contains:
- a CDS encoding helix-turn-helix domain-containing protein, translating into MNNSGKTTPDERCCIVNLLDLGWSIRKIVKYINRNDYTISREVRRNFINGKYLTHIVNEIYKNNKMNCVSEGKLYNYEVKNIDNLFC